In a single window of the Methanofollis ethanolicus genome:
- the larE gene encoding ATP-dependent sacrificial sulfur transferase LarE yields MIPDCLCRYLREHAPLVVALSGGTDSAVLLAAAARAGVRTAAVTVETGLAAPAEAGIAAKVAASLGVPHAVVRVEMLAVDAVRHNTAERCYVCKRLMMEAVLAWAEEHGYAHVVDGTHAGDDPADRPGLRALRELGVESPFAACGIGRDEIVAMARAFGLPVRPSSSCLATRLPVGEEVTPEKLGLIGEAEAILRERIPGRVRVRVQGRSARVEVPAGYEAEARALIERVRAIGFDDVTIRGV; encoded by the coding sequence ATGATTCCCGACTGCCTCTGCAGGTATCTCCGTGAGCATGCCCCTCTTGTCGTCGCCCTCTCGGGCGGGACCGACAGTGCGGTCCTCCTTGCGGCGGCGGCGCGGGCCGGCGTCAGGACGGCGGCGGTGACAGTGGAGACCGGGCTTGCTGCCCCGGCCGAGGCCGGGATTGCGGCGAAGGTCGCGGCCTCCCTTGGCGTGCCCCACGCGGTGGTCAGGGTCGAGATGCTTGCCGTCGACGCGGTCAGGCACAACACCGCTGAGCGGTGCTATGTCTGCAAGAGGCTGATGATGGAGGCGGTCCTCGCGTGGGCGGAGGAGCACGGCTACGCCCATGTCGTCGACGGCACCCATGCGGGCGACGACCCGGCAGACCGTCCGGGCCTGCGGGCCCTCCGCGAACTGGGGGTCGAGAGTCCCTTTGCGGCCTGCGGGATCGGCAGAGATGAGATCGTCGCCATGGCCCGCGCCTTTGGCCTGCCTGTCAGGCCCTCCTCCTCCTGCCTTGCGACCCGCCTCCCTGTCGGCGAGGAGGTGACGCCCGAAAAACTCGGGCTCATCGGCGAGGCCGAGGCCATCCTCAGGGAGAGGATACCGGGCCGCGTGCGGGTGCGGGTGCAGGGGCGCTCGGCCAGGGTCGAGGTGCCTGCCGGGTACGAGGCCGAGGCACGGGCGCTCATCGAGCGTGTCCGGGCCATCGGTTTTGACGACGTGACGATCAGAGGTGTGTAA
- a CDS encoding NifB/NifX family molybdenum-iron cluster-binding protein — protein MKIAVATDGEGGLDAVVATDFGRADTFTFVEVEGGAVGTVETVANDACRVAQGAGMAAADQMMREGVDAVVAGHFGPHAEEIFGEEGIIIVLMPKVMAKDAVERYLKVA, from the coding sequence ATGAAGATCGCCGTAGCAACCGATGGAGAGGGCGGCCTTGACGCCGTCGTGGCCACCGATTTCGGCCGTGCCGACACATTCACCTTTGTCGAGGTGGAGGGGGGTGCAGTCGGCACGGTCGAGACCGTGGCGAATGATGCCTGCCGCGTGGCACAGGGGGCCGGCATGGCCGCCGCCGATCAGATGATGAGGGAGGGGGTTGACGCCGTGGTCGCCGGGCACTTCGGCCCCCATGCCGAGGAGATCTTCGGCGAGGAGGGGATCATTATCGTGCTGATGCCGAAGGTGATGGCGAAAGATGCGGTGGAGCGCTATCTGAAAGTGGCCTGA
- a CDS encoding DUF2150 family protein: protein MAKKSAKEQEPMKLFYIFYSEERWNNWVSTLREADFEGGDDEEEMPQGLQTLQSFVEDITISVLKIVKLYQNERFSKEDALEKLEGVENIVMAGLPEDEPLVDIIGDVQISLLALFASCRTFLEGDYEADPKALVKDGRKAADDEPEVALDMAAKLGAQIINGGKWSATYLKSKGDPTVFDEWLTEIETMSEAVQSLKKFDEEPGEGT, encoded by the coding sequence ATGGCAAAGAAGAGCGCAAAAGAACAGGAGCCGATGAAGTTATTCTATATTTTCTACAGCGAAGAACGCTGGAATAACTGGGTGTCCACTCTCAGGGAGGCGGACTTCGAGGGCGGCGACGACGAGGAGGAGATGCCGCAGGGCCTCCAGACCCTCCAGAGTTTTGTCGAGGACATCACCATCTCGGTCCTGAAGATCGTGAAACTCTACCAGAACGAGCGGTTCAGCAAGGAAGATGCGCTCGAAAAACTCGAGGGCGTCGAGAATATCGTGATGGCCGGCCTCCCTGAAGACGAACCCCTCGTCGATATCATCGGAGACGTACAGATCTCTCTGCTTGCGCTCTTTGCATCCTGCAGGACATTCCTTGAGGGCGACTATGAGGCCGACCCGAAGGCGCTCGTCAAGGACGGGAGAAAGGCGGCCGACGACGAACCCGAGGTCGCCCTGGACATGGCGGCAAAACTCGGCGCACAGATCATCAACGGAGGCAAGTGGAGCGCCACCTACCTCAAGAGCAAGGGGGACCCGACCGTCTTCGACGAGTGGCTCACCGAGATCGAGACGATGTCGGAGGCCGTGCAGTCCCTGAAGAAGTTCGACGAAGAGCCCGGTGAAGGGACGTGA
- a CDS encoding DUF5814 domain-containing protein, with amino-acid sequence MIADKARFRASRKIERVTGVRLPDRVFNTAFLEAVAPAMGNRALDTRVREQLLNIHRDFLACTCRDNPNCGCPEKKFAKTILEYRETGLDHRQIADAILDEYGIDVFPADILSFLEEMVHTLEVVKEVARIEGKEGLMKETDRHIKAVER; translated from the coding sequence GTGATCGCAGACAAGGCCCGGTTCCGCGCAAGCAGGAAGATCGAACGGGTTACGGGAGTCCGCCTCCCCGACCGGGTCTTCAACACTGCATTTCTGGAAGCGGTCGCCCCGGCGATGGGCAACCGCGCCCTCGATACCCGCGTGCGGGAGCAACTCCTCAATATCCACCGGGATTTTCTCGCCTGCACGTGCAGGGACAACCCGAACTGCGGGTGTCCTGAGAAGAAGTTTGCAAAGACGATCCTCGAATACAGGGAGACCGGCCTCGACCACCGCCAGATCGCGGATGCGATCCTGGACGAATATGGCATCGATGTCTTCCCTGCCGATATACTCTCGTTCCTCGAAGAGATGGTCCACACCCTCGAAGTGGTCAAGGAGGTGGCCAGGATCGAGGGGAAAGAGGGCCTGATGAAGGAGACGGACAGGCATATCAAAGCGGTGGAGCGGTGA
- the hepT gene encoding type VII toxin-antitoxin system HepT family RNase toxin — MYDRERIALILADIEIYCTDLKEFQIGSAEDLRDKKTYYAVSMVLFSLLNRVIDLGSEMAMGANLGTPATYRDIFRMLEKGGIIDGGMNRSLSSLVYYRNLLSHEYHTFDESVPYLR; from the coding sequence ATGTACGACCGTGAGCGGATCGCTCTTATCCTTGCGGATATTGAAATATATTGCACCGACCTGAAAGAGTTTCAGATAGGTTCGGCCGAGGATCTCCGCGACAAAAAGACCTATTATGCCGTCTCTATGGTCCTCTTCTCCCTGCTCAACCGGGTGATCGATCTTGGCAGCGAGATGGCGATGGGAGCCAACCTCGGGACGCCGGCAACCTACCGGGACATCTTCAGGATGCTGGAAAAAGGGGGTATTATCGATGGAGGGATGAACCGCTCTCTCTCATCGCTGGTATATTACCGGAACCTGCTCTCTCACGAATACCATACCTTCGATGAGAGCGTACCATACCTTCGATGA
- the mntA gene encoding type VII toxin-antitoxin system MntA family adenylyltransferase antitoxin, which translates to METATKAWSHVVGPLAEHPAVLAVVLFGSTATGTRRPFSDVDLCIIASRPLEREEKEDLFSNSAPGYDLSFFQDLPLYIQYRVFRDGKVLFCRDETQLQRLRGKTVSGYLDFSRILRRCCDRVLGECDVRP; encoded by the coding sequence ATGGAAACAGCAACGAAGGCATGGTCGCATGTGGTCGGACCGCTTGCAGAGCACCCTGCAGTCCTTGCCGTCGTTCTCTTCGGCTCGACGGCAACAGGAACGCGGAGACCGTTCTCCGATGTCGATCTCTGCATCATCGCGTCCCGACCCCTTGAGAGAGAGGAAAAAGAGGACCTCTTCAGCAACAGTGCTCCGGGATACGATCTGTCCTTCTTCCAGGACCTGCCACTCTACATTCAGTACCGTGTGTTCAGGGACGGGAAGGTGCTCTTCTGTCGTGACGAGACGCAATTGCAGAGACTGAGGGGAAAGACTGTCAGTGGGTATCTGGACTTTTCCCGGATTCTCAGGCGCTGTTGCGACCGGGTGCTGGGGGAGTGCGATGTACGACCGTGA
- a CDS encoding type II toxin-antitoxin system HicA family toxin, with protein MTGLPVLSGDAAIRSFEKPGYQVVRQNGSHVRMVRPDQSKKPLTIPRHDVLGKGFFESF; from the coding sequence ATGACCGGATTGCCTGTTCTTTCAGGAGATGCCGCGATACGATCTTTTGAAAAACCTGGATATCAGGTTGTGAGACAGAACGGTAGCCATGTCCGTATGGTCCGCCCTGATCAGAGCAAGAAACCATTAACAATCCCCCGGCATGATGTTCTTGGAAAAGGGTTCTTTGAAAGCTTCTGA
- a CDS encoding type II toxin-antitoxin system HicB family antitoxin, which yields MNLPVRVEKDEDGFYVVECPLLPGFYTQGETLDEALKNIHEVIDLRLEEQTEEDIRHLKSIRDLSYHVVSVEI from the coding sequence ATCAATCTCCCGGTTCGTGTTGAAAAAGATGAAGATGGCTTCTATGTGGTGGAGTGCCCTCTTCTTCCGGGGTTTTATACGCAGGGGGAGACACTGGATGAAGCGCTGAAGAACATCCATGAGGTCATCGATCTCCGTCTTGAAGAGCAGACCGAAGAAGATATCAGGCATTTGAAATCCATCCGGGATCTCAGTTACCATGTCGTTTCGGTAGAGATATGA
- a CDS encoding HepT-like ribonuclease domain-containing protein: MSEREITFFLDDILEGIGAIEEYIHGLSEEEFATDRKTFDAVIRNLEVIGEACGNIPDALREQYAQIPWRKIVGLRNVVIHHYFGVDPATVWFIITRQLPELRDQIETMRRTLKPPENE; encoded by the coding sequence ATGTCTGAGCGTGAAATCACCTTCTTTCTCGACGATATTCTGGAAGGCATCGGTGCCATTGAAGAATATATCCACGGTCTCTCTGAAGAGGAGTTCGCCACTGATCGAAAGACCTTTGATGCGGTGATCCGGAATCTCGAGGTGATCGGTGAGGCCTGCGGCAATATACCTGACGCTCTCCGGGAGCAGTATGCCCAGATTCCCTGGCGAAAAATTGTCGGCCTCAGGAATGTTGTCATTCACCATTACTTCGGTGTTGACCCTGCGACGGTCTGGTTCATCATCACCAGGCAACTCCCTGAACTGAGAGATCAGATTGAGACGATGCGGCGCACTCTGAAGCCTCCAGAGAACGAGTGA
- a CDS encoding nucleotidyltransferase family protein, protein MAGTVDTIPGTWEMQRILEVLRQAKPDLLRKYGVREIGVFGSYSRNEQVEGSDVDILVDLAHPIGWDVVDLRDDLEHLLGLRVDLVLKGGINRRKNLKRSISRDLVYV, encoded by the coding sequence ATGGCCGGAACAGTCGACACCATTCCTGGAACCTGGGAGATGCAACGGATCCTTGAGGTTCTCAGGCAGGCAAAGCCCGATCTCCTGAGGAAATATGGGGTCAGGGAGATCGGTGTCTTTGGATCCTATTCCCGAAATGAACAGGTCGAAGGGAGCGATGTGGATATCCTGGTCGATCTTGCACATCCTATCGGGTGGGATGTCGTGGACCTGCGGGATGACCTGGAACATCTTCTTGGTCTCAGGGTCGACCTCGTCCTGAAAGGCGGGATCAACCGGCGCAAAAATCTGAAGAGATCCATTTCCCGGGACCTCGTCTATGTCTGA
- a CDS encoding flippase encodes MGIDPIRRQSLISFTSTILLTVIGFVATMYFAHALGKAAYGAYSIFIAFYGIFTLLGDGGFGGAAVKRISEGTEPEGYFSAFVFMRVLLLAVSIAVVFAVLPLLDDFRASGMVSWLLLALVIGVFQGIAANGVYGTGMVGVSQTSSLVNNVTRVLFQILAVFLGFGAAGLAGGFVAGIFAGGLTCLLFLKLHLTRFTIGHIKNLVSFSFWIFLASSGATVFSYADTILVGYFMTKADVGVYRIAFQFTAAATFTTMALHTTLYPKISRWHADGALDRVTLSLARAFTYSLLLAIPVAVGGWVLGDRLLYFFYGAGFAEGTTALAILLLVQVVNVFMYLQTMCLNALDRPRESFYATGTAAVVNIVLDLALIPLFGIEGAAIATLVTMLVNAGIARYYLSKQIPVKLERGPVLHILLAAGAMALVVLAYRFAIPLTNVFIVLAAVALGGLVYGLVLLKADHGLHDEIRDLVVQLGAPWPRWL; translated from the coding sequence ATGGGTATTGACCCCATCAGACGTCAGAGCCTGATCAGCTTCACCTCTACCATCCTCCTGACCGTCATCGGCTTTGTCGCCACCATGTACTTCGCCCATGCCCTTGGTAAAGCAGCCTACGGTGCTTATTCTATCTTTATTGCATTTTATGGGATATTCACTCTTCTCGGGGATGGGGGGTTTGGCGGTGCGGCAGTCAAAAGGATCTCGGAAGGAACCGAACCGGAAGGCTACTTTTCAGCATTTGTCTTCATGCGGGTTCTACTTCTTGCAGTTTCGATCGCCGTTGTGTTTGCGGTGCTCCCCCTCCTCGATGACTTCAGAGCGTCGGGTATGGTATCCTGGCTGCTGCTCGCTCTCGTAATCGGTGTATTCCAGGGGATCGCCGCAAACGGCGTCTACGGCACCGGCATGGTCGGCGTGAGCCAGACCAGCAGCCTTGTCAACAATGTCACCCGTGTTCTATTCCAGATCCTGGCCGTCTTCCTCGGCTTCGGTGCCGCAGGACTTGCCGGAGGATTTGTCGCCGGGATCTTTGCCGGCGGTCTGACCTGTCTCCTCTTCCTTAAACTCCATCTCACCCGCTTCACCATCGGGCATATCAAAAACCTTGTTTCCTTCTCTTTCTGGATCTTCCTCGCCTCCAGCGGTGCCACCGTCTTCTCGTACGCCGACACCATCCTCGTTGGCTACTTCATGACTAAAGCAGACGTCGGGGTCTATCGGATCGCCTTCCAGTTCACCGCCGCCGCCACCTTCACCACGATGGCGCTGCATACAACCTTGTACCCAAAGATCAGCCGCTGGCACGCCGACGGTGCCCTCGACCGCGTCACCCTCTCCCTCGCGCGCGCCTTCACCTACTCCCTCCTCCTCGCGATACCGGTCGCGGTCGGGGGCTGGGTCCTCGGCGACCGCCTCCTGTACTTCTTCTATGGTGCGGGCTTTGCCGAGGGCACGACGGCCCTCGCAATCCTCCTCCTCGTGCAGGTGGTCAATGTCTTCATGTACCTCCAGACGATGTGTCTCAATGCCCTCGATCGCCCCAGGGAGTCTTTCTATGCCACCGGTACGGCGGCTGTCGTGAACATCGTCCTCGATCTTGCCCTGATCCCCCTCTTCGGGATCGAGGGGGCGGCGATTGCCACCCTCGTAACGATGCTCGTCAATGCCGGGATCGCCAGATATTATCTTTCGAAACAAATCCCGGTAAAACTCGAACGCGGCCCTGTCCTTCACATCCTCCTCGCCGCGGGAGCGATGGCCCTCGTCGTCCTCGCATACCGCTTTGCTATTCCCCTCACAAATGTCTTCATCGTCCTTGCCGCCGTCGCCCTCGGCGGCCTCGTCTATGGCCTCGTCCTCCTGAAGGCAGACCACGGCCTCCACGACGAGATCCGGGACCTTGTCGTGCAGCTCGGCGCGCCCTGGCCGCGGTGGTTGTGA
- the asnB gene encoding asparagine synthase (glutamine-hydrolyzing), with the protein MCGIAGIYSITCEADPALLKVMSSRLAHRGPDGEGTYLQGPVGLAHRRLSIIDLSDLAAQPMANEDETLWLVFNGEIYNYRELREDLLRAGHTFRSQTDSEVILHAYEEWGSACVERFNGMWAFALYDLKEDALFCSRDRFGIKPFYYTVADGTFLFASEIKALLAHPEVGKKPNEKRLMDYLAWGVLDHTPETMFEGIFQLPPAHSMVVRKGVPEGPTPYWDLKISDALTGADDRAAADRLRALLLDAVRLRLRSDVPVGTCLSGGIDSSTLTALINDLIGQEAPESVGGRQKTFSACYLDGRFDESRYIDEVVRATGVDAHRTSPDPEELKRDLERLVYLQDEPFGSLSIYAQYRVMALAGEHVTVVLDGQGADEQLGGYLGYIVPYLRSLKAHPLALLREGVCGGLRHRGFFLDARKQIAARSERRSLLLGELPAIDRYGGTLPEVLYREIGFTNLPSLLHYEDRNSMAFGVESRVPFLDYRVAEYLASLPLDQKIRNGVTKHVLRQAIQGLVPENIRCRMDKMGFVTPEEVWMKEDLSPLIKEIFSSERFRARPYWDADQVCQSYLAYVEGQAAYSPEIWRVVCAELWLQIFFDERDDPRHQTL; encoded by the coding sequence ATGTGCGGCATAGCAGGTATCTATTCAATCACATGCGAGGCCGATCCGGCCCTCCTCAAGGTCATGTCCTCCCGTCTCGCCCACCGCGGCCCTGACGGGGAGGGCACCTACCTCCAGGGACCGGTCGGTCTCGCCCACCGCCGCCTCTCCATCATCGATCTCTCGGATCTGGCCGCCCAGCCCATGGCCAATGAGGACGAAACCCTCTGGCTCGTCTTCAACGGAGAGATATATAACTACCGTGAACTCAGGGAGGACCTTCTCCGCGCCGGCCATACCTTCCGCTCGCAGACAGACAGCGAGGTGATCCTCCATGCCTATGAGGAGTGGGGGTCGGCATGCGTTGAAAGGTTCAATGGCATGTGGGCCTTCGCCCTCTATGACCTGAAGGAAGATGCCCTCTTCTGTTCCCGGGACAGGTTCGGGATCAAGCCCTTCTATTACACGGTCGCCGACGGCACTTTCCTCTTCGCCTCAGAGATCAAGGCCTTGCTCGCCCACCCTGAGGTTGGAAAAAAGCCCAATGAAAAACGCCTGATGGACTATCTTGCATGGGGCGTGCTCGACCACACACCTGAAACGATGTTTGAGGGGATCTTCCAGCTCCCTCCCGCCCACTCGATGGTCGTCAGGAAAGGTGTGCCTGAAGGGCCGACCCCGTACTGGGATCTTAAGATCTCCGACGCTCTGACCGGTGCTGATGACCGGGCTGCCGCCGACCGTCTCCGCGCCCTCCTCCTCGATGCCGTCCGCCTCCGCCTCAGGAGCGACGTGCCGGTCGGCACCTGCCTCTCGGGCGGCATCGACTCATCGACCCTCACCGCCCTGATCAATGACCTGATCGGGCAGGAAGCCCCTGAGAGTGTCGGCGGGAGGCAGAAGACCTTTTCGGCCTGCTATCTGGACGGAAGATTCGACGAAAGCCGGTACATCGACGAGGTCGTCAGGGCGACCGGGGTCGACGCACACCGCACCTCCCCTGACCCTGAGGAGTTGAAACGCGATCTGGAGCGCCTCGTCTATCTCCAGGACGAACCCTTTGGTTCCCTCTCCATCTATGCCCAGTACCGCGTGATGGCCCTTGCCGGGGAGCATGTCACGGTCGTCCTGGACGGACAGGGGGCTGACGAGCAGCTCGGAGGCTACCTCGGCTACATCGTTCCCTACCTCAGGAGCCTGAAAGCCCATCCTCTCGCGCTCCTCCGGGAGGGAGTGTGCGGCGGCCTTCGCCACCGCGGCTTCTTCCTGGATGCAAGGAAGCAGATCGCCGCGCGTTCCGAGCGCCGGTCTCTCCTCCTCGGTGAACTCCCCGCGATCGACCGCTATGGCGGAACTCTCCCTGAAGTGCTTTACCGGGAGATCGGGTTTACGAACCTCCCCTCCCTTCTCCACTACGAGGACAGGAACTCGATGGCCTTCGGGGTCGAGTCGCGGGTCCCCTTCCTTGACTATCGGGTCGCGGAGTACCTCGCCTCCCTGCCCCTGGACCAGAAGATCAGGAATGGCGTGACAAAGCATGTCCTGAGGCAGGCGATCCAGGGTCTGGTGCCGGAGAACATCAGGTGTCGGATGGACAAGATGGGATTTGTGACGCCCGAAGAGGTATGGATGAAGGAGGATCTTAGCCCCCTCATCAAGGAGATTTTCTCCTCTGAACGGTTCCGGGCCCGGCCGTACTGGGACGCGGACCAGGTGTGTCAAAGTTACCTCGCATATGTGGAAGGGCAGGCAGCATACTCTCCTGAGATCTGGCGGGTCGTCTGTGCAGAACTCTGGTTGCAGATCTTTTTTGATGAGAGAGATGACCCCCGGCACCAGACCTTGTGA
- a CDS encoding glycosyltransferase family 4 protein: protein MKPKLKIAIVSPWSRLFYLDNKGGTPTIYNLVKGLADAGHEVHMICPYEKGQRSIIPGLYIHSYVAPFFSLHIKNRILNGLYAKFKFFSLILFATIRAIRVSRKIDPDVVYGYAGSGAVTAYIISRLWKIPNITRLLGVVYLYSFIDNNLQLLLRFNEVMPFKLSCDALIITNDGSGGDKVANAFGFPEKKLKYWLNGVDEMYLDNFNSKLFKNSIGIDPDTKIILAISRLDKLKRVDRLIRVIPDVVSQINNVMFVIVGDGDERTSLENMVDNLGVRNYVTFTGTIPHDQVKYYLNSADIFVSLYDISNVGNPLLEAMMCGRCIVTLNTAATGDIIENNKNGLILDITSLHMLPRIMLELLEDEDLRIRLGKNARMYALEHFETWDQRIQKEVNFIEELTLLP from the coding sequence ATGAAGCCAAAATTAAAAATTGCCATTGTGTCTCCTTGGAGTAGATTATTTTATTTAGACAACAAAGGGGGAACTCCGACAATATATAATCTGGTCAAAGGACTTGCCGACGCTGGTCATGAAGTACATATGATCTGTCCGTATGAAAAGGGGCAACGTTCGATAATTCCCGGATTATACATTCATTCATATGTGGCGCCGTTTTTCTCCCTACATATCAAAAATCGTATATTGAATGGTCTCTATGCAAAGTTTAAATTTTTTTCATTGATTCTCTTTGCAACGATAAGGGCCATAAGGGTTTCAAGAAAAATTGATCCCGATGTCGTCTATGGTTATGCGGGTAGCGGCGCAGTAACGGCGTACATTATCTCGAGACTATGGAAAATCCCCAATATAACGAGACTTCTTGGGGTAGTATATTTGTACTCATTTATTGATAATAATTTACAATTATTATTGCGTTTTAATGAGGTTATGCCATTTAAACTCTCGTGTGACGCCTTGATAATTACCAATGATGGGTCTGGGGGGGACAAAGTTGCAAACGCGTTTGGATTTCCAGAAAAAAAGTTAAAATATTGGTTAAATGGTGTGGATGAAATGTACTTGGATAATTTTAATTCTAAATTATTCAAAAACTCAATTGGAATAGATCCTGATACTAAGATTATTCTGGCCATAAGCCGATTAGACAAACTCAAACGTGTTGATAGGTTAATTAGAGTCATTCCTGACGTTGTATCGCAGATAAATAACGTTATGTTTGTGATCGTTGGAGATGGCGATGAGAGGACAAGTCTTGAAAACATGGTTGACAATCTGGGTGTTAGAAATTATGTAACATTCACTGGTACGATCCCCCATGACCAGGTGAAGTATTATCTTAACAGTGCTGATATTTTTGTTTCTCTTTATGATATCTCCAATGTTGGTAACCCCCTTCTGGAAGCGATGATGTGCGGAAGATGCATTGTTACATTAAATACTGCTGCAACAGGAGACATTATTGAAAATAATAAAAATGGGCTCATATTGGATATAACTTCGTTGCATATGTTGCCCCGAATTATGCTTGAATTATTAGAGGATGAAGATCTCCGCATCCGTCTTGGAAAAAATGCGCGTATGTATGCTTTGGAACATTTTGAAACGTGGGATCAGAGGATCCAAAAAGAAGTGAATTTTATTGAAGAACTCACCTTGTTGCCATAG
- a CDS encoding acyltransferase produces the protein MIKSFIRNCIVFFARRWGLPDPSLVIFKSDYPDGKLVGEPAQIGAFSVIDYGGGVFIGKNVKIGYGVIILSVSTITGSKNNIVLKKPVYIGDDAEIGSNVVVLPGVKIGKNATIGAGAVVTENVPDDSVAVGMPAHIVRIKSDIL, from the coding sequence ATGATTAAATCATTCATTCGCAATTGCATAGTTTTTTTTGCTCGACGATGGGGATTACCTGATCCTTCACTGGTTATTTTTAAATCGGATTATCCAGATGGAAAACTTGTAGGTGAACCTGCTCAGATTGGTGCATTCAGCGTTATTGATTATGGAGGCGGAGTATTTATTGGAAAAAATGTTAAAATTGGTTATGGGGTAATAATCCTGTCAGTTTCAACTATTACTGGAAGTAAAAATAATATTGTATTAAAAAAACCTGTTTACATCGGGGATGACGCTGAAATTGGATCAAATGTTGTGGTGCTTCCTGGAGTCAAAATCGGTAAAAATGCAACTATTGGTGCTGGAGCTGTTGTAACAGAAAATGTTCCTGATGATTCTGTCGCTGTTGGTATGCCCGCACACATTGTAAGGATAAAATCGGATATACTTTAA
- the pseC gene encoding UDP-4-amino-4,6-dideoxy-N-acetyl-beta-L-altrosamine transaminase has product MDELNIPYCLPEIGEEEIAEVVDTLRSGWLTMGPKTIAFEEQIAAYTGAKYAVAVNSCTAALHLSLLAYGIGRGDEVITSPYTFASTGNVIVHSGARPVFADIQRDTFNIDPEKINEAITPKTKAIIPVHFAGQPCDMKEIQEIADDHNLVVIEDAAHAIGAEYRGKKIGSLSDATCFSFYATKNMTTGEGGAVTTDDQKIADKMRILRLHGISKDAWKRYSAQGSWYYEIEECGWKYNMTDIQAALGIHQLRKLDGFVATRRKYAEMYSAALRDLEGVVTPVEKEGRKHVYHLYPVLVNEMNRGDFIREMAEMGIGCSVHFIPLHQHPAYQKLFECMKGDCPNATWLYEHEVSLPLYPKMSLMDLESVISCINRVMYD; this is encoded by the coding sequence ATGGACGAATTGAATATTCCCTACTGCCTTCCCGAGATCGGTGAGGAGGAGATTGCAGAGGTCGTCGACACCCTGCGGTCAGGCTGGCTCACCATGGGACCAAAGACGATCGCCTTCGAAGAACAGATCGCGGCATATACCGGTGCGAAATATGCGGTGGCGGTGAACTCCTGTACAGCCGCTCTTCACCTCTCCCTCCTTGCCTATGGCATTGGACGTGGAGACGAGGTTATCACCTCCCCGTACACCTTTGCCTCGACAGGGAATGTGATCGTGCACTCCGGTGCGAGGCCTGTCTTTGCCGATATCCAGCGGGACACCTTCAACATCGACCCGGAAAAGATCAATGAGGCGATCACGCCGAAAACGAAGGCGATCATCCCGGTACATTTTGCTGGTCAACCTTGCGACATGAAGGAGATCCAGGAGATCGCAGACGACCACAACCTTGTCGTTATCGAGGACGCGGCCCATGCGATCGGGGCGGAATATCGCGGGAAAAAGATCGGTTCCCTGAGCGATGCCACCTGCTTCAGTTTCTATGCCACGAAGAACATGACCACCGGGGAGGGGGGTGCGGTCACCACCGACGACCAGAAGATCGCCGACAAAATGCGGATCCTCAGGCTCCACGGGATCAGCAAGGACGCCTGGAAGAGGTACTCGGCACAGGGGTCATGGTACTACGAGATCGAGGAGTGCGGCTGGAAGTACAATATGACGGATATCCAGGCTGCACTTGGCATCCACCAGTTGAGGAAGCTGGATGGATTCGTTGCGACACGGCGAAAGTATGCGGAGATGTATTCTGCTGCTCTCCGTGATCTCGAAGGAGTGGTGACGCCGGTTGAAAAAGAGGGTCGGAAGCATGTTTACCATCTCTATCCGGTTCTGGTCAATGAAATGAACCGGGGTGATTTTATCCGGGAGATGGCAGAGATGGGTATTGGGTGCAGTGTTCACTTTATACCCCTTCATCAGCATCCCGCTTATCAAAAATTATTTGAATGCATGAAAGGTGATTGTCCAAATGCTACTTGGCTCTATGAACATGAAGTGTCACTCCCTCTGTATCCTAAAATGAGTTTGATGGATCTTGAATCGGTTATTTCGTGCATAAATAGGGTTATGTATGATTAA